A single Nostoc sp. PCC 7107 DNA region contains:
- a CDS encoding type 1 glutamine amidotransferase, translating into MSSEQLELTIGWLYPTLMSTYGDRGNVITIERRAQWRGYTVKILPLDQNSTAEDIKAVDVIVGGGAQDRQQEIVMRDLQGAKADAMREKIENGTPGVFTCGSPQLLGHYYEPGLGQRIDGLGILDLVSIHPGENTKRCIGNLVIEVTASRLAQDLAEMTGRKPYLVGFENHGGRTKLGKVEALGRVVYGLGNNGEDGTEGAFYQNAIATYSHGPLLPKNPFVADWLIQTALRLKYQQPISLKPLDDDLAMQARETMLKRLKVALPSS; encoded by the coding sequence ATGAGTTCTGAACAATTAGAATTAACAATTGGTTGGTTGTATCCGACCTTGATGAGTACTTATGGCGATCGCGGTAATGTAATTACAATAGAACGTCGCGCCCAGTGGCGGGGATACACGGTTAAAATATTACCTCTAGACCAAAACTCCACCGCCGAAGATATCAAAGCTGTCGATGTAATTGTGGGTGGTGGCGCACAAGACCGTCAGCAAGAAATTGTCATGCGTGACTTGCAAGGGGCGAAAGCCGATGCAATGCGCGAAAAAATCGAAAATGGGACACCAGGAGTTTTTACCTGCGGTTCACCCCAACTTTTAGGACATTATTACGAACCAGGACTGGGACAGCGGATTGATGGGTTAGGAATCCTCGATTTAGTTTCAATTCATCCTGGGGAAAATACCAAACGTTGCATTGGTAACTTGGTAATTGAAGTCACAGCCTCACGCCTAGCACAAGATTTAGCAGAAATGACAGGTCGCAAACCCTATCTCGTTGGGTTTGAAAATCACGGTGGACGCACCAAATTAGGCAAAGTAGAAGCCTTGGGGCGCGTGGTGTATGGTTTAGGCAATAATGGTGAAGATGGTACAGAAGGCGCATTTTATCAGAATGCGATCGCAACTTATTCTCACGGCCCCTTATTACCCAAAAACCCCTTTGTGGCTGATTGGTTAATTCAAACAGCGTTGCGGCTGAAATATCAACAACCCATCAGCTTGAAACCGTTAGATGATGACCTCGCAATGCAAGCACGAGAAACTATGTTGAAACGATTGAAAGTTGCATTGCCATCTTCTTGA
- a CDS encoding Mur ligase family protein, translating to MGKKIKLIDRVRLGFAVSAAKTVTFAVRSLRLGAASVLPGSIARRIEPRLLQLLSQQVKNGVIIIAGTNGKTTTSLLLKTILERKGYRVAHNSTGANLENGLMTALLENTNLVGTLAADYAILEVDENIVPKVLAPLQPRIILCLNLFRDQLDRYGEVDTISKRWTKVISTLPKETVVIPNADDPTLSHLGQQLPQRVLFFGLNEPEQYLESIQHAVDSIYCPNCGHSLDYKGVYLSHLGDFTCPSCGFSKSKPTLESSDWGQILVGLYNKYNTLAAATAAIELGVDEATIRDTINNFQAAFGRAEDLVIDGKKVRILLSKNPVGTNETIRVVNQSTDKTTLMVLNDRTPDGTDVSWIWDVDTEKLVERGGTIVVSGDRVYDMALRLRYSEKSLESNLNLIVEADLRHAIATALANTADNETLHILPTYSAMLEVREILTGRKIL from the coding sequence GTGGGAAAGAAAATCAAACTGATAGATAGAGTGCGACTAGGTTTTGCAGTATCAGCGGCAAAAACTGTAACATTTGCAGTGCGATCGCTGCGTCTAGGTGCTGCTAGTGTATTACCAGGGTCAATTGCCCGTAGAATTGAACCTCGACTGTTGCAATTATTGAGTCAGCAGGTGAAAAATGGCGTAATTATCATTGCTGGGACAAATGGTAAAACAACTACGTCGCTGCTGTTAAAAACAATTCTCGAACGCAAAGGCTATCGCGTCGCGCACAACTCCACCGGTGCAAACCTCGAAAATGGTTTGATGACAGCCTTACTAGAAAATACTAACTTGGTGGGGACACTGGCGGCTGACTACGCCATTCTGGAAGTAGACGAAAATATTGTACCGAAGGTTTTAGCACCACTCCAGCCACGAATTATCCTATGTTTAAACTTGTTCCGCGACCAACTCGACAGGTACGGGGAAGTAGACACCATCAGCAAACGCTGGACAAAGGTGATTTCGACTCTTCCCAAGGAAACGGTAGTAATTCCCAATGCTGATGACCCGACTTTATCTCACCTCGGTCAGCAGTTACCGCAACGGGTGTTATTCTTTGGTTTGAATGAACCAGAACAATATCTGGAATCGATTCAACACGCTGTTGATTCTATTTACTGTCCCAATTGTGGGCATTCTTTAGATTACAAAGGCGTTTACTTGTCTCACTTGGGAGATTTTACTTGTCCCAGTTGCGGTTTTAGTAAGAGTAAACCAACCCTAGAAAGTAGTGATTGGGGTCAAATTCTGGTTGGTTTGTATAACAAATATAATACTTTAGCGGCGGCTACTGCTGCGATTGAATTAGGCGTTGATGAAGCCACAATTAGAGATACTATTAACAACTTCCAAGCGGCTTTTGGTCGCGCAGAAGATTTAGTTATTGATGGTAAAAAGGTCAGAATTTTATTATCAAAAAATCCTGTAGGGACTAATGAAACTATTAGAGTAGTGAATCAAAGTACAGATAAAACTACACTAATGGTTTTGAACGATCGCACTCCCGATGGGACTGATGTATCCTGGATTTGGGATGTGGATACAGAAAAATTAGTCGAACGTGGCGGAACTATTGTAGTCAGCGGCGATCGCGTTTATGATATGGCTTTACGTCTCCGTTACAGCGAAAAGTCTCTGGAGAGTAATTTAAACTTAATTGTAGAAGCAGATTTACGCCATGCGATCGCAACTGCACTAGCAAATACAGCAGACAACGAAACCTTACATATTCTTCCTACTTATTCTGCCATGTTAGAAGTGCGCGAAATCCTAACTGGCAGAAAAATTCTTTAG
- a CDS encoding thylakoid membrane photosystem I accumulation factor — protein MNSTKLIFLQKQMADWRRLVSKCLLLLVCLLMFTIKPAFAGINDDLYDGNMFVVYAGNGSLVPPRQTLAQTLTEHKPAFLAFYVDDSSDCKKYAIVISRVQEFYGRVAEIIPIDVDTIPVKEKYDPTEPGYYYSGGVPQVVVFNQSGEVLLNKKGQVPFEEIDDKFREVFDLLPRSESVELKRRSFNEFSSELAK, from the coding sequence ATGAATAGTACAAAGTTGATTTTTTTACAAAAACAAATGGCTGACTGGCGACGGTTGGTATCAAAATGCCTGTTGTTGCTTGTGTGTTTACTGATGTTCACTATCAAGCCGGCTTTTGCTGGGATTAATGATGATCTTTACGATGGCAATATGTTTGTCGTTTATGCTGGCAATGGTTCCTTAGTACCGCCAAGACAGACACTAGCACAGACTTTAACAGAACATAAACCTGCATTTTTAGCATTTTATGTTGATGACAGCAGCGATTGCAAAAAATATGCCATTGTCATTTCTCGCGTCCAGGAGTTTTACGGACGAGTAGCAGAGATAATCCCAATTGATGTTGATACAATTCCCGTTAAAGAAAAATATGATCCGACAGAACCAGGATATTACTATTCTGGGGGTGTGCCGCAGGTTGTGGTGTTTAATCAGTCAGGCGAAGTGTTGTTAAACAAAAAAGGTCAAGTACCCTTTGAGGAAATAGACGATAAATTCCGAGAGGTGTTTGATTTATTACCGCGTTCTGAATCGGTGGAATTAAAACGGCGTTCTTTCAACGAATTTAGTAGTGAGTTAGCTAAATAA
- a CDS encoding mannose-1-phosphate guanyltransferase has protein sequence MRAVLMAGGSGTRLRPLTCDLPKPMVPILNRPIAEHIINLLKRHQITEVIATLHYLPDVLRDYFQDGSDFGVQMTYAVEEDQPLGTAGCVKNIAELLDETFLVISGDSITDFDLTAALEFHQQKQSKATLILTRVPNPIEFGVVITDEAGKIKRFLEKPSTSEIFSDTVNTGIYILEPEVLDYLPANTESDFSKDLFPFLLAKNEPMYGYVAQGYWCDVGHLDAYREAQYDALDRKVKLDFAYEEISPGIWIGQNTFVDTTAHIETPTIIGDNCRIGARVQIEAGTVIGDNVTVGADANLKRPIVWNGAFIGEEAHLSACVISRGSRVDRRAHVLEAAVVGSLSTVGEEAQINTGVRVWPSKKIESGAILNINLIWGNTAQRNLFGQRGVQGLANIDITPEFAVRLGSAYGSTLKPGSKVTVSRDQRNISRMVTRSLIAGLMSVGVDIQNLDATAIPIARTVIPTMSVAGGIHVRVHPDRPDYTLIEFMDAKGINISKAQEKKIEGAYFKEDMRRALIHEVGDVAYPSQVIDRYCTAFEKLLHVSTLTNSRAKIVIDYVYAVSGAVLPQMLDKFGADAVVLNASLNKHAVTTADREGLLTQLGHVVEALKANFGVQVSANGEQLILVDESGFPIRGEMLTALMVDMILTSNPRGTVVVPVHASSAVEQVARRHDGRVIRTKANPTALMEACQRNSNVVLGGSGDTGFIFPQLHPGFDSMFCIAKIIEMLTIQERSLATARSELPRVIHRTQTIRCPWTAKGALMRYLVETHPAQNLELIDGVKIGQPFDDNWLLVLPDASEPLVHLYANSGDRDWVDDTIRNYRHRVQTFVERQQEYHPAEV, from the coding sequence ATGCGTGCAGTACTGATGGCAGGCGGTTCAGGGACACGGCTTCGTCCGTTAACTTGCGATTTACCTAAACCTATGGTGCCGATTCTCAATCGGCCTATTGCCGAACACATTATTAATCTTCTCAAAAGACATCAAATCACAGAAGTAATTGCAACATTACATTACTTACCTGATGTTTTGCGAGATTATTTTCAAGACGGTAGCGATTTTGGCGTACAAATGACCTACGCCGTGGAAGAAGATCAGCCCCTAGGGACAGCAGGCTGTGTCAAAAATATTGCCGAACTTCTGGACGAAACTTTTTTAGTAATTAGCGGCGATAGTATCACAGACTTTGACTTAACAGCAGCACTTGAATTTCATCAACAAAAACAATCAAAAGCCACTTTGATTTTAACTAGGGTTCCCAATCCCATTGAGTTTGGGGTAGTAATTACCGATGAAGCCGGAAAAATTAAGCGATTTTTAGAAAAACCCTCTACAAGCGAAATTTTTTCAGATACAGTCAACACGGGTATTTATATTCTGGAACCCGAAGTTTTAGATTATTTACCAGCTAACACTGAATCTGACTTTTCTAAAGATTTATTCCCCTTTCTTTTGGCAAAAAATGAACCCATGTATGGTTATGTTGCCCAAGGTTACTGGTGTGATGTCGGTCATTTAGATGCTTATCGGGAAGCGCAATATGATGCTTTAGATCGGAAGGTAAAACTCGATTTTGCTTATGAAGAAATTTCTCCTGGTATCTGGATAGGTCAAAATACTTTTGTGGACACGACGGCTCATATTGAAACTCCCACAATTATCGGTGACAATTGCCGAATTGGGGCTAGAGTGCAGATTGAAGCGGGAACTGTGATTGGTGATAATGTTACAGTTGGGGCTGATGCTAATCTCAAGCGTCCGATTGTCTGGAATGGGGCATTTATTGGCGAAGAAGCACATTTAAGTGCCTGTGTGATTTCCCGTGGTAGCCGTGTTGACCGTCGCGCTCATGTATTAGAAGCGGCTGTGGTCGGTTCACTATCTACGGTAGGGGAGGAAGCGCAAATTAATACGGGCGTGCGTGTTTGGCCGAGTAAAAAAATTGAGTCTGGTGCAATTTTAAACATCAACCTAATTTGGGGGAATACTGCCCAACGGAATTTGTTTGGGCAACGTGGTGTGCAAGGATTAGCTAATATCGACATTACGCCAGAATTTGCTGTGCGGTTGGGTTCGGCTTACGGTTCGACGTTAAAACCTGGTTCTAAAGTTACAGTATCGAGAGACCAAAGAAACATTTCTCGGATGGTGACGCGATCGCTCATAGCCGGTTTAATGTCTGTAGGGGTGGATATTCAAAACCTCGATGCTACCGCTATCCCCATCGCCCGGACAGTTATTCCTACTATGTCTGTGGCTGGTGGTATCCATGTCAGGGTACATCCCGATCGCCCAGACTACACCTTAATTGAATTCATGGATGCGAAGGGGATTAACATTTCCAAAGCCCAAGAAAAGAAAATTGAAGGGGCTTATTTTAAAGAAGATATGCGGCGGGCGTTGATTCATGAAGTTGGTGATGTTGCTTATCCCAGCCAAGTCATTGACCGTTACTGCACCGCTTTTGAGAAATTACTACACGTTTCTACCCTCACCAACAGTCGCGCCAAAATCGTCATTGATTATGTTTATGCTGTGTCGGGGGCTGTTTTACCCCAAATGCTAGATAAATTTGGTGCAGATGCAGTGGTGCTAAATGCCAGCTTGAATAAACACGCTGTCACCACGGCTGATCGGGAAGGACTGTTGACTCAGCTAGGCCATGTAGTGGAAGCACTCAAGGCTAATTTTGGTGTGCAAGTCTCAGCTAATGGCGAACAGCTAATTTTAGTAGATGAATCTGGCTTTCCCATTCGTGGTGAAATGTTAACCGCCCTGATGGTTGACATGATATTAACCTCGAACCCCAGAGGTACGGTAGTTGTGCCAGTTCACGCCTCCAGTGCAGTGGAACAAGTCGCCCGTCGCCATGATGGTAGAGTTATTCGTACCAAGGCTAACCCGACAGCTTTAATGGAAGCTTGTCAAAGAAATTCTAATGTCGTGTTGGGAGGTAGTGGTGATACTGGTTTCATTTTCCCGCAGCTACATCCAGGGTTTGATTCCATGTTTTGCATTGCCAAAATTATTGAAATGCTGACAATTCAAGAGCGCTCGCTCGCTACGGCGCGTTCAGAATTACCTCGTGTGATTCACAGAACGCAGACAATTCGCTGTCCTTGGACTGCTAAGGGCGCATTAATGCGTTACTTGGTAGAAACTCACCCAGCCCAAAACCTCGAACTCATCGATGGCGTAAAAATTGGTCAACCTTTCGATGACAATTGGCTGTTAGTTTTACCTGATGCCAGTGAGCCATTAGTACATTTATATGCAAACAGTGGCGATCGCGATTGGGTAGACGACACCATCAGAAACTACCGCCACCGTGTCCAAACCTTCGTCGAAAGACAACAAGAATATCACCCAGCAGAAGTTTGA
- a CDS encoding GNAT family N-acetyltransferase, whose protein sequence is MKNHDNNNSKKAAANQLIVKIRPMKNNEINDLFQLQEFSIRTLTSQDYNHEQIEAILNKNSRSSLFVQGTITFVAECNNQTVGFTTLNKIYHRIDAVFVHPHYAYQGIGKKLMLTLEQEALSSKIKQLTVLASLTSVGFYKSLGYQYQNKVELSAVKIKVPCAFMTKQLLPFNTFEQLCATVISLFVFGN, encoded by the coding sequence ATGAAAAATCATGATAATAACAATTCAAAAAAAGCAGCAGCTAATCAACTTATAGTAAAAATTAGACCAATGAAAAATAATGAAATAAATGATTTATTTCAATTACAAGAATTTTCTATACGAACATTAACGTCCCAAGATTATAATCATGAACAAATAGAAGCTATCCTGAATAAAAATAGTCGGTCAAGTTTATTTGTGCAAGGAACAATTACTTTTGTCGCTGAGTGTAATAATCAAACTGTTGGTTTTACTACTTTAAACAAGATTTATCATAGGATTGATGCAGTTTTTGTTCATCCTCATTATGCTTACCAAGGTATTGGCAAAAAATTGATGTTAACGTTAGAGCAGGAAGCTTTAAGCAGTAAAATTAAACAATTAACTGTTTTAGCCTCACTAACATCTGTCGGTTTTTACAAATCACTAGGATATCAATATCAAAATAAAGTAGAACTTTCCGCAGTCAAGATAAAAGTTCCCTGCGCTTTCATGACAAAACAGTTATTGCCTTTTAATACTTTTGAACAGCTTTGCGCCACTGTAATCTCACTTTTCGTTTTTGGTAATTAA
- a CDS encoding helix-turn-helix domain-containing protein → MAGVTKVKIEESAEELRELLKKQKTALGKERIQALYLLKIGQVRTIQDLAVVLGRGSATVQRWLKAYTELGIASLVSRKKQGCFIP, encoded by the coding sequence ATGGCTGGAGTCACCAAAGTAAAAATAGAAGAGTCAGCAGAGGAATTACGTGAACTGCTGAAAAAACAGAAAACAGCATTAGGAAAAGAACGTATTCAAGCATTGTATTTACTGAAAATAGGTCAGGTAAGGACAATACAAGATTTAGCGGTAGTGTTGGGAAGAGGAAGTGCCACAGTACAAAGGTGGTTAAAGGCTTATACAGAATTGGGAATCGCCAGTCTAGTATCAAGAAAGAAGCAGGGCTGTTTCATTCCATAA
- a CDS encoding class I SAM-dependent methyltransferase, which translates to MKNKIKPDWAGESILSKFVNLLIHTKPVYNVMKYQARQVLITTAEKNGIPWRKNAEALQGLMTKQLLGAVTNPEVVYPEYYKVPFHAYAEGNLCWEAAFEAESATYAMSLRVWPQENLTWEAAHGRLRGTFHDVLAAYGPLQVKEILDMGCSIGLSTMALHRYYQEKQEQPIRTVGLDLSPYMLAVAKARDVNNEISQWVHGRAEKTGLPDNSFDLVTLQFVCHELPSYASKEIFAEAKRLLRPGGYIALVDNNPRSPVIQNLPPALFTLMKSTEPWSDDYYGFDIQAALEEVGFSPTIEVASDPRHRTIIGKKPA; encoded by the coding sequence ATGAAAAATAAAATCAAACCTGATTGGGCTGGTGAAAGCATACTCTCCAAGTTCGTTAATCTGCTGATCCATACCAAACCTGTTTACAATGTGATGAAATACCAAGCTAGACAAGTATTAATCACAACAGCAGAAAAAAATGGAATTCCCTGGCGCAAAAACGCTGAAGCACTGCAAGGATTGATGACCAAACAACTCCTAGGTGCAGTTACTAACCCGGAAGTTGTGTATCCAGAATATTACAAAGTACCATTTCATGCTTACGCTGAAGGTAATCTTTGTTGGGAAGCGGCTTTTGAAGCAGAATCAGCTACCTACGCTATGTCTTTGCGTGTTTGGCCGCAAGAAAATCTGACGTGGGAAGCGGCTCATGGCAGACTTAGAGGGACTTTTCATGATGTTTTGGCAGCTTATGGCCCTTTGCAGGTGAAGGAAATTCTGGATATGGGCTGCTCGATAGGTTTATCGACGATGGCGTTGCATCGTTACTATCAAGAGAAACAAGAACAGCCAATTCGCACTGTTGGTTTAGATTTATCGCCCTATATGTTGGCTGTGGCTAAGGCGAGAGATGTAAATAATGAAATTTCTCAGTGGGTTCATGGTAGAGCCGAAAAGACAGGCTTACCAGATAATTCCTTTGACTTGGTGACACTCCAGTTTGTGTGTCATGAATTGCCAAGCTACGCCAGTAAAGAAATTTTCGCGGAAGCTAAACGACTACTCAGACCCGGTGGTTATATTGCCTTGGTAGATAATAACCCGCGATCGCCTGTAATTCAAAATCTCCCACCTGCCCTCTTTACTTTAATGAAAAGTACGGAACCTTGGAGTGATGATTATTACGGTTTCGATATTCAAGCAGCCTTGGAAGAAGTAGGTTTTTCACCCACAATTGAAGTCGCCAGTGACCCCCGTCACCGAACTATTATCGGCAAAAAGCCTGCATAA
- a CDS encoding acyltransferase, which translates to MTKITENSTQKRLHLPYLDGLRGLASLYVVLVHVEPAITEQLPFHWFIFVRVMKYGAFSVISFIVLSGYVLMLPVVRSQDGKLQGSLINYLKRRSRRILPPYYIALFICLLIGGIVFICEQFTSFKWDKVAGLGSFDPKFNWVDIITHLLLVHNFSEHTYITINPPMWSIATEWQMYFLFPLLLLPIWRCFGLLMLVIIAFAIGLIPVYLFNGFMEQANPWLLGIFCLGMAAADIGFSQKPRLVAMRNSLPWGGLAIIFTCVAFITEWRRLGLHIWINQSFAGLAFACLFIALTKSIVEGKPPSLVLRILEHPLAIALGTFSYSLYLTHGPVLVFVRYFLFYLPISPDMFAAASYLLGTAMSLIIAYWFYLFFERPFMSNFLKKRKVKDAVI; encoded by the coding sequence ATGACTAAAATTACAGAAAACTCTACCCAGAAGCGGCTTCATCTTCCTTATTTAGATGGCTTACGTGGATTAGCATCGCTATACGTAGTACTTGTTCATGTTGAACCTGCAATCACAGAACAATTGCCTTTTCATTGGTTTATATTTGTGAGAGTTATGAAATATGGTGCGTTTAGTGTTATTAGTTTTATTGTGCTGTCTGGCTATGTTTTAATGCTGCCAGTAGTGCGTTCTCAAGATGGTAAGCTACAAGGAAGTTTGATTAATTATCTCAAGAGGCGATCGCGGCGAATTTTACCCCCTTACTACATCGCTTTATTTATCTGCCTACTAATAGGAGGAATTGTTTTTATCTGCGAGCAGTTTACAAGTTTTAAATGGGATAAAGTGGCAGGGTTAGGCTCGTTTGACCCTAAATTTAATTGGGTTGATATCATCACTCACTTGTTATTAGTTCACAACTTTAGTGAACATACATACATTACTATCAACCCACCCATGTGGAGTATTGCCACAGAATGGCAAATGTACTTTTTGTTTCCATTATTATTGTTGCCTATATGGCGGTGTTTTGGACTGTTGATGCTTGTCATCATCGCCTTTGCTATTGGGTTAATACCTGTATACTTGTTCAATGGATTTATGGAACAAGCCAATCCTTGGCTATTAGGCATATTCTGTTTAGGAATGGCAGCCGCAGATATTGGATTTTCCCAGAAGCCTCGGCTAGTAGCTATGAGAAATTCTCTACCTTGGGGTGGGCTGGCTATCATCTTTACTTGTGTAGCCTTTATCACAGAGTGGCGAAGACTAGGACTGCATATATGGATTAATCAGAGTTTTGCTGGTCTTGCATTTGCTTGTCTATTTATTGCCTTAACCAAGTCGATAGTTGAAGGGAAACCGCCATCTTTAGTACTACGGATATTAGAACATCCTTTGGCGATCGCACTTGGTACATTTTCTTATAGCTTATATCTAACTCATGGGCCAGTTCTAGTTTTTGTACGTTACTTTTTGTTCTATCTACCAATTTCACCAGATATGTTTGCTGCTGCATCCTATTTACTCGGCACAGCAATGTCACTCATCATTGCTTATTGGTTTTACTTATTCTTTGAGCGGCCATTTATGTCCAATTTCTTAAAAAAACGTAAAGTCAAAGATGCTGTGATTTAA
- a CDS encoding lysozyme inhibitor LprI family protein, with translation MALANTQPQLAKTYLAQKPNCDDPQTQLEINICSQLSYQNADKKLNQAYKQLLPKLSKTRQQKLIAAQLAWIKFRDVSCEFERSAYEGGSIAPAIYAGCLEDATKQRTQQLREYLQRDDY, from the coding sequence ATGGCGCTGGCAAATACACAACCCCAACTTGCCAAAACATATTTAGCCCAAAAACCCAATTGTGATGACCCGCAAACTCAATTAGAAATTAATATCTGCTCTCAGTTGTCATATCAAAATGCAGATAAAAAATTAAACCAAGCTTATAAACAACTGTTACCAAAATTGTCAAAGACTAGACAACAAAAATTAATTGCTGCACAGTTAGCCTGGATTAAGTTTCGTGACGTTAGTTGTGAGTTTGAAAGAAGTGCATACGAAGGGGGAAGTATTGCACCTGCGATTTATGCTGGCTGCTTAGAAGATGCTACAAAACAGCGTACTCAACAATTGCGCGAATATCTTCAACGTGACGATTATTAA